In Aspergillus nidulans FGSC A4 chromosome II, a single window of DNA contains:
- a CDS encoding uncharacterized protein (transcript_id=CADANIAT00005241), with protein MMSTTFFVSMLALAGNAFASPALQARDGVQCGGVNYAPIGDVKNCINYLKSKGTDSCKVGDGNGGFCRDGAAVILGSGTTETPCQNVAAAAEAILGSCTNADQYVGGSSTIGGNSNVVVTVRHVN; from the exons ATGATGTCCACCACCTTCTTCGTTTCCATGCTCGCCCTCGCCGGCAATGCCTTCGCTTCTCCTGCCCTCCAGGCCCGCGACGGCGTCCAGTGCGGTGGTGTCAACTACGCTCCCATCGGCGACGTCAagaactgcatcaactacctCAAGAGCAAGGGCACTGATAGCTGCAAAGTCGGCGATGGCAACGGTGGTTTCTGCCGGGACGGAGCTGCGGTGATCCTCGGCAGCGGAACCACTGAAACCCCTTG CCAAAAcgttgccgctgctgctgaggcaATCCTTGGAAGCTGCACCAATGCCGACCAATACGTTGGAG GTTCCTCCACCATCGGTGGTAACAGCAACGTTGTTGTCACTGTTAGGCACGTCAACTAA
- a CDS encoding uncharacterized protein (transcript_id=CADANIAT00005242), giving the protein MFSFLDMFGGPPLEPSNPEPKSALQVSCEFGDLDAVRAAASTADKDDLNAALCRACRKGHIAIILELLEIPGVDVNATFQGDTALFLATLNGEPDVIQLLLEKGADPAIKSRNNPVADCQPDSTPLFALMKQARKPDEDDTDHIERLKCCACLLLEAGCDINAANQQGWTVLHFCSRDSLRLAGFLVDQGADPNAQAHDGSTPMHLFWGLPKQPDTLNALIGHGARLDIVRPSDGMTPLHLYAKHNMLGDLSLLRPYVSDWGLTDSNGNTLLHAAVQSLRAKETTQELLNLGLDPNHRNNDGCTPLHLLDMPADCLRDVLDVLCAAGADLEAKDYKGRTPLARVMSPQPRYNYAEVLATYIAQGANLNTQDYNGNGVLHYTVRPYTFSFDHFQTLLSLGADPGLANYKGDTILHHLAANLATFSDGKAVLAILDLLNRGMSPTLRNHKGRTPLHLLCGQVSQHYFMPSTVSQSSAIDVLLDAGLELGINSVDNDGAAPIHFAATVSEALVANLISRGAVPTSTTKEGLNLLHIASIARQGNTVGLLLEHYTWTGQIALVNARCKIGRAPLHDACRSGRLETVAMLLQAGADVNAEDAKQKRVLDACAEFTAEEKLWELTEDSMNLFHTLQTGGVLRELETRPHQPSTSKTRKRRVGLNEVRSEHDTVSIGPIVRLLAAHGAKLDPERRFSNNIMSAAVWSESAEMAVELERLAEQGVWDLHHRKSIEFKYLTMKWKEVPALLDEELRSSGYILHYDLVKLILRGLHEEVAQALERNRDHVRDTDQKELSELLVLLARHGYHDLFARIGSLMSEQGWINGGERTLGGRLIPYLFAAAQRELPNLDVIKVIVEKFHADVNLLFTNGLQMEPEVHFSSKVDADRQFKPADTILHYLAQGGHWWHQGAIKYLLEHGADPNARNKQGKTPLCLAVTLGDLGGYGQLEIARILLEGGADPNIPAYCGWRPLSMAAHDTQLVKLLLEHGARPSPNHPMELFSALDFLNPAVLDAFLDTGIDVNATVLSNTQPHWHTHRLQKLSHRPNYVLHPLHYMAMDVWNDIHARSKAIVMIQHLLRRGADPFLICDRQSPIVHLVFSSGGIIQPFLDMETLDLERRDGLGRTLLLAAASCDTGTNSYAYSPALFQRTGKRINPAPYLEGDPTRAMTLYEKGADLTATDACGNNVLHLLVQHEDQPNTRGRAVNPSKNYWVIEHQRTIRLFLEKEPQLATQRNNTGYTPWDIANNKLHAWALDVLPASEAVETGSQS; this is encoded by the coding sequence ATGTTTAGCTTCTTGGATATGTTTGGCGGTCCACCCCTGGAGCCCTCCAATCCGGAACCTAAAAGCGCCCTCCAAGTGTCGTGTGAGTTCGGCGATCTTGATGCCGTCAGGGCCGCAGCCTCCACCGCGGACAAAGACGATCTCAATGCGGCTCTGTGCCGAGCCTGCAGGAAAGGCCACATCGCCATCATCTTAGAGCTTCTTGAAATCCCTGGCGTCGACGTGAACGCCACATTCCAAGGCGACACTGCACTCTTCTTGGCGACCTTGAACGGCGAACCTGATGTCATTCAACTTCTACTCGAAAAGGGAGCCGATCCAGCAATCAAGTCGAGGAACAACCCAGTCGCAGATTGTCAACCAGATTCGACTCCGCTTTTTGCCCTGATGAAGCAGGCTCGCAAGCCAGACGAGGATGATACGGACCACATCGAAAGACTCAAGTGCTGTGCCTGCTTGCTACTTGAAGCCGGGTGCGACATCAACGCTGCTAACCAGCAGGGATGGACGGTACTACACTTCTGCTCCCGCGACAGTCTTAGACTTGCAGGCTTCCTTGTGGACCAAGGGGCCGATCCGAACGCGCAGGCGCACGACGGATCAACGCCTATGCATCTCTTTTGGGGCCTTCCCAAACAACCGGACACCCTAAACGCTCTCATCGGCCATGGTGCGCGCTTGGACATTGTCCGGCCGAGCGACGGAATGACCCCTCTGCATCTGTATGCAAAGCACAACATGCTTGGCGATCTTTCTCTGCTTCGCCCCTACGTCTCAGACTGGGGATTGACAGACTCTAATGGGAATACCTTACTTCATGCCGCAGTCCAGAGCCTCCGTGCCAAGGAAACCACccaggagctgctgaattTAGGCCTCGATCCGAACCACAGAAATAACGACGGGTGTACGCCGCTTCACTTGCTTGACATGCCGGCCGATTGTTTGAGGGACGTCCTCGACGTTCTATGCGCAGCCGGCGCTGACCTCGAGGCTAAAGACTACAAGGGCCGTACTCCGCTGGCTCGAGTTATGTCGCCACAGCCGAGATACAATTATGCCGAAGTGCTTGCAACATATATTGCGCAAGGTGCAAACCTGAACACACAAGACTATAATGGAAATGGCGTTTTACACTACACAGTCCGACCATATACTTTCAGCTTTGACCACTTTCAAACCTTGCTTTCCCTCGGCGCAGACCCTGGGTTGGCCAATTACAAAGGCGATACAATTTTGCACCATCTGGCCGCTAACCTTGCCACGTTCTCAGATGGGAAGGCAGTCCTTGCaatccttgatcttcttaATCGGGGCATGTCACCAACATTACGAAACCACAAAGGACGGACCCCGCTGCATTTGCTGTGTGGCCAGGTATCGCAGCACTATTTTATGCCCTCGACGGTCTCGCAGTCCTCGGCCATTGACGTACTGCTCGACGCCGGTCTAGAGCTGGGGATCAATAGTGTGGACAATGATGGTGCCGCCCCTATCCATTTTGCAGCCACTGTCTCAGAGGCACTGGTGGCTAATCTGATATCGAGGGGGGCTGTCCCTACGTCCACAACGAAAGAGGGGCTAAACCTGCTACATATAGCGTCGATAGCGCGGCAGGGCAATACAGTTGGGCTCTTACTGGAGCATTATACGTGGACTGGCCAGATAGCCCTCGTCAACGCCCGCTGCAAGATTGGACGGGCTCCGTTGCATGATGCGTGTCGCTCCGGTCGCTTGGAGACTGTCGCAATGCTGCTGCAAGCCGGAGCGGATGTCAATGCGGAGGACGCGAAGCAGAAACGGGTTCTGGATGCGTGCGCGGAGTTTACAGCTGAAGAAAAGCTCTGGGAACTGACGGAAGACAGCATGAATTTGTTCCACACTTTACAGACCGGCGGTGTCTTACGCGAACTGGAGACCAGACCGCATCAGCCGAGTACATCaaaaacgaggaagaggcgtgTTGGACTGAACGAGGTACGCTCTGAGCACGACACAGTTAGCATTGGCCCTATTGTGCGCCTGCTGGCTGCGCATGGAGCAAAACTTGATCCTGAGCGGCGATTCAGTAACAACATAATGAGCGCTGCAGTCTGGAGCGAGTCTGCAGAGATGGCCGTGGAATTGGAACGGCTGGCAGAGCAGGGAGTCTGGGACTTGCATCATCGCAAGTCTATTGAGTTTAAGTACTTGACCATGAAATGGAAGGAAGTGCCTGCActtcttgatgaggagctccGCAGCTCTGGTTACATCCTCCACTACGACCTGGTGAAGCTTATCCTGCGTGGTCTTCATGAGGAGGTTGCTCAGGCGCTGGAGAGAAACAGAGACCATGTACGGGACACCGATCAGAAAGAGCTATCCGAGTTGTTGGTTCTGTTGGCTAGACACGGTTACCATGATCTATTCGCACGCATTGGAAGCCTCATGTCAGAGCAGGGCTGGATCAACGGGGGAGAACGAACACTTGGCGGAAGGCTCATTCCCTATCTCTTTGCTGCCGCACAGCGAGAGCTGCCCAATCTTGATGTGATAAAGGTCATCGTGGAGAAGTTCCACGCTGATGTGAACCTTTTGTTCACAAACGGTCTCCAGATGGAGCCGGAGGTTCATTTTTCGTCAAAAGTTGACGCTGACCGACAATTTAAGCCAGCTGATACGATCCTCCACTACCTCGCACAGGGTGGCCATTGGTGGCATCAAGGCGCCATCAAGTATCTGCTGGAACACGGCGCCGATCCAAACGCTCGGAACAAGCAGGGCAAGACGCCCTTGTGTCTTGCAGTCACATTAGGGGATCTGGGAGGATACGGCCAACTGGAAATCGCTCGAATTCTGTTGGAAGGTGGAGCTGATCCTAACATTCCAGCGTACTGTGGCTGGAGGCCGCTCTCGATGGCAGCACACGATACCCAGCTGGTCAAACTCCTCCTCGAGCATGGAGCCCGTCCGTCGCCCAACCATCCTATGGAGCTATTCTCTGCCCTCGACTTTTTGAACCCCGCCGTGCTAGACGCGTTTCTAGACACCGGGATCGACGTTAACGCGACCGTCCTATCTAACACCCAGCCGCACTGGCATACACACCGCTTGCAGAAACTCTCGCACAGGCCGAACTATGTCCTCCACCCGCTTCACTATATGGCAATGGATGTATGGAATGACATTCACGCTCGGAGCAAAGCGATCGTGATGATACAGCACCTGTTACGCCGGGGCGCGGACCCGTTTCTGATCTGTGATAGACAGAGTCCCATCGTGCACTTAGTTTTCAGTTCGGGTGGCATCATACAGCCATTCTTGGACATGGAAACTCTGGATCTCGAACGCCGGGACGGTCTTGGTCGAACCCTGCTCCTCGCTGCTGCGTCTTGCGACACGGGCACAAACTCGTATGCGTACAGCCCGGCGCTCTTCCAACGCACAGGCAAGCGCATTAACCCGGCTCCCTATCTTGAGGGTGACCCGACACGGGCAATGACGCTGTACGAGAAGGGCGCTGATCTGACTGCCACTGATGCCTGTGGGAACAATGTTCTCCATTTGCTGGTCCAGCATGAGGATCAGCCCAACACCCGAGGACGCGCTGTTAACCCGAGCAAGAACTATTGGGTCATTGAGCATCAAAGAACTATCAGGTTATTCTTGGAGAAAGAACCGCAGCTGGCTACGCAGCGAAACAACACTGGATATACGCCATGGGACATCGCAAACAACAAGCTGCATGCCTGGGCACTGGATGTCCTTCCTGCATCTGAGGCAGTGGAGACGGGATCTCAATCATGA
- a CDS encoding uncharacterized protein (transcript_id=CADANIAT00005243), which produces MTMTISALPLRRTAGLLSRTRLAGTPLRFASTKKAQSTKEADPAFSSNAKNPVSSSGASQSINLSRGKEARSSDTADTRSVQSPISSQDGPTSEQHAGEEQTSADAMIKNDPSEPAEKKRANVEAAGRRKLGPEDDQ; this is translated from the exons ATGACAATGACTATCTCAGCTCTCCCCCTCCGCCGCACCGCCGGCCTTCTCTCCCGCACCCGCCTCGCTGGCA CACCCCTCCGCTTCGCAAGCACCAAGAAAGCACAGAGTACGAAAGAAGCCGACCCAGCCTTTAGCTCCAACGCCAAGAACCCCGTCTCCAGCAGCGGCGCCTCACAATCTATCAACCTGTCGCGCGGCAAGGAAGCTCGATCCTCTGATACAGCGGATACGCGATCCGTGCAGAGCCCTATTTCGTCACAGGATGGACCGACGAGCGAGCAGCATGCCGGAGAGGAGCAGACGAGCGCGGACGCAATGATCAAGAATGACCCCAGCGAACCGGCCGAGAAAAAGAGGGCGAATGTAGAAGCggcagggaggaggaagttgggACCCGAGGATGATCAGTGA